From the genome of Syntrophorhabdales bacterium:
ACTCCTTGATTTCACCCTTAAGAGGACCGTGGATATGAATCAACTGGACTATGATCTCAGGGGGACGTCTCATTACTCTTCGTAACATTATGCCTCACTGCTTTTTGTCGAGTCAAGCGGATCGTCATTTCCATACACGATAAAAGAGCTGTTTCCTATTCTGCATTAATCAGGTAAGATTAATCATGTTCGACGTGACGTATGCGGGCAAATCGGATGCCGGGCTTAGACGACCCAACAACGAGGATTCTCTTATTGTTGAACCGGCACTGGGGCTCGCGGTGGTGGCCGATGGTATGGGTGGAGCTGCGTCAGGGGAGGTTGCAAGTCGAATATTTGCAGACACCGCACGCGAAGTCTTTTTAAAGGTTGACATACGGTCGGATGATGCCCTTTCTGTATCGGTCACGAAGGTTTTTCTGGAAGCAAACAACCGAATACTCGCCACCGCTAAGAAACATAGCGAGCACAGGGGGATGGGCTGCACGGCAGAACTGCTGGCGTACCATAGCGGGAACTATGTCGTTGGTCACGTCGGTGATAGCCGCACGTACCTTCTGAGGCAGGGAAACTTAAAGCAGATTACCCGGGATCATTCTCTCATACAGGAACAGATAGACCAGGGGGTTATCACCCCTGCCGAAGCCGAATCTCACCCGCTTAAGAATGTCATTGTGAGGGCAGTCGGCGTAAATGAGTCGTTAGCAGTGGATGTTATTAAGGGTGCTGTTCAGACTGGCGATGTCTTTCTTCTTTGCT
Proteins encoded in this window:
- a CDS encoding protein phosphatase 2C domain-containing protein: MFDVTYAGKSDAGLRRPNNEDSLIVEPALGLAVVADGMGGAASGEVASRIFADTAREVFLKVDIRSDDALSVSVTKVFLEANNRILATAKKHSEHRGMGCTAELLAYHSGNYVVGHVGDSRTYLLRQGNLKQITRDHSLIQEQIDQGVITPAEAESHPLKNVIVRAVGVNESLAVDVIKGAVQTGDVFLLCSDGLTDMLEDDEIQQLLLVPLSVNEKAQRLIEAA